The window TTGATTATGAATTTATTCTATTATTCAAAAAATTAGGAACGCCAATAAAACCAGAAAGAGAACTAAAAGAGCAATCTAAAATGACCAAAGATGAATGGAAAACATATTTTGATGGACATTGGAATTTTGGTGGAGCAAGACAAGATGGTCATATTGCAATGTTTCCAGAAGAATTACCAAAAAGATTAGTAAAAATGTTTTCGTTTGTTGGAGATACTATTCTTGATCCATTTCTCGGAAGTGGAACAACTTCACTTGCTGCAAGAAATTTAAACCGAAATTCAGTTGGATATGAGATGAATCCTGAGTTTATCCCATTTATTGAAAGAAAACTTGAAATAAATCAAGGTGATATTTTTAATTCAGATTATAAATTTCTAAAACAAGAAAAGCTAAATATTGATTTTAAAAGTCAAATAAAAGAATTACCGTATATTTTTAAAGACTTCCATAAGTTTGAAAAAAAGACCGACCCTAAAAAGTTACAATATGGTTCAAAAATAGACCAAAATGGCACAACCAAACGAGAAGATTATTTTTTAGTAAAAGAAATAATAAGCCCGGAATTAATGAAACTGAATAATGATTTAGTTGTCCGACTTATTGGTGTTAAAGAAAAAAAGGAAGCAAACGGTAAGGCTATTGAATTTTTACAACTCAAAACAAAAGGACAAAAAGTGTTTTTTAAATATGACGAGACTAAGCACGATGAGAATAATAATTTAATGGTCTATTTATATTTAAAAAATAAGACATTTTTAAATGCACATTTGATAAAAAATGGTTTTGTAAATGTCAGTACAGACTTCACTTACAAAAATAAAGATAAATTTATAAAATTGGAGAAAGATTTTGTTCAATCAAAATGATATTAATATACTAATTCAGAATATTCCAAATGGTAGACAAAATGCTATTACAGCAAGGGTAATAGCTCAAAGATTAGGTTATCCAGTTGGTGGCAATCAAGTAAAAATAAGAAAATTAATTGATTTTGCTATTGATAATAGCAATGTTATTTTGAGTTCATCTGGTAGGGTGCCAAAAGGTTATTGGTTTTCAATAGATAGACAAGAAACAATCGAATACATAGCTTCATTGCGAAATAGAGCGAGTGAGATTACTGATAGGGCTGATAATCTTAGAGCTGGATGGAATAATGTCAACCCAAATAATAGAATATAATTATGGCTAAAAAAGAAATAGAGAAATACGCAAAGCCTTTTGGGAAAAAGGAAAAAGTATTAAACTACACAAGTAATACTTACCAACTAACAAGACCGAACAAAGTTGATGCAGTTATGGCATTAATAAGAGAATGTCAACCAAAAGCACTAGATGAATGGGAAAAGTTCTATTTTAAAAAAGCTTATACCAAGAAAAAAGATAGTGTTAAAATAACAAAAGAAACATTGGACGAACTTGGAGAAAGACTGTATGCAAAAATAACAGAAGTAGTTATTCCTGAATGGACAGCAGCTTTTAATGATTTAACGTTACAAGACTGTAAAGATTATATTTATGAAGTTACAATTGTTCGAACTTATGATGGCTTTTTACTTGAAAAATCAGTAATAAATGATGGACTTGCAAAAACATTTCCAGATATAGAGTTTGAAGAAAGCGACCCTGAATTAGACCACGCTGGTGATATTGATTATCTTGGAAAAGTTGGGAACAAATATTTTGGCATTCAAATAAAGCCAGTTACAGCAAATGCGAATTTTGGCAATTACAAGATTACTGAGAGAATGAGTGCAAGTTTTCAAGATTTTGAGAATAAATATGGCGGAAATGTTTTTGTAGTTTTTTCAACTCGAACTGGTGATAAAAAAGTCATTAAAAACAAAGAAGTTGTTGACGAAATAAGAACCGAAATTGAACGATTAAGGAAAGCCAGCTTGTAAAATCTTACCTACCTTATATACAAAACAGTTGAATTCGTATTTTATATTAGAAAAATAATAATAATACTGAGTTCAGCATTTATAATATTGCAAAAAATCATATTAATACTTGAATAATACTAAAATTGAGCGATTGTGAATAAAGAAAATTGGTAATGCTTTGGTGCGAGAAGGATACAATAAAATTTGAGGACAGCTTGTTGGTATGTGAAAATTCTTTGTGTTTTTTCTCGTGCGGAATGATTACTGATTTTTAAAGTTTACAATCGCTCAATTTAGCTTAAATCTGCAAATTATTGTAGCCATCGAAAAAAATAAAATGGAAACAAAAGAAATAGAAGAAAGAATTATAAAAGAAATTTCAAAGACTGAGAAATTAATTGTAGAATACAAGGAATTGACAAAGCCCATTGCACCTGATGTTGCAATTGGACGAATCTCGCGCATGGACGCAATAAATAATAAAAGTGTTACTGAAGCATCTTTGCGGCAGGCTCAGGAAAAGTTGAAAAATCTAAAACGTGTTTTTTCACAATTTGGAAGAAAAGAATTTGGACTTTGTTTGAAATGCAAAAATGAAATTCCTCTCGGAAGAATTTTATTTCGTCCTGAAAGTTTATTATGTGTGAAATGTGCAAGATAAATATCTTTTTCCTGGGCATTAAACTTTTGTTTAGAAATAACATCTGAAGTTCTAAAATTTGAAATATAGAACTATTTTAATTGGTTGAAGAAATGGAAAAAGTGCTGAAAACTGAAAGTGGCCTAATAAAAATGTGGTTAGGCCAAGTAGAGGAAAGTGCAATGAGGCAGGCGGAAAAAATTGCAAATCTGCCATTTACTTTTAAACATGTTGCCCTCATGCCCGACTGTCATACCGGCTACGGAATGCCAATTGGTGGAGTTTTGGCCACCAAAGGCGTTGTTATTCCAAATGCTGTAGGCGTTGACATTGGTTGCGGTATGTGTGCAATAAAAACTTCGTTAAATGAAATTCAGACCAACAATTTAAAATCCATTTTAGATAAAATAAGGAAAAGAATTCCTGTTGGTTTCGATTGGCATAAAGAAAAACAGGATGAAGCCTTATTGCCTCAGTGTCAAGAATTTCCCGAGTTTGTTAAAAGTCAGTATCAAAGAGCGAGTTACCAAATAGGCACTCTTGGTGGCGGAAATCATTTCATTGAAATTCAGAAAGGCGACGATGGACATATTTGGATAATGGTTCATTCAGGTTCAAGAAATTTGGGTGCAAAAGTTGCAGAACATTACAACAAAATTGCTGTAAGAATGAACGATTTGTGGTTTTCGGAAGTGCAAAAAAAATGGGAATTGGCATTTTTACCAATCGAAAGCAAGGAAGCAAAATCATATTTTGAAGAGATGAACTATTGTGTCGATTTTGCTTTTGCCAACCGGAAACTTATGATGGACAGGATTGTAGAAGTATTTTTCGATACTTTTCGTGGAAAAGTAGAATTTGAACCAATGATAAATATTGCTCACAATTATGCACGATGGGAAAACCATTTCAATAAAAATGTGATAGTGCATCGCAAAGGAGCCACAAGTGCCCGAAAAGCTGAGATTGGAATAATTCCAGGTTCACAAGGATCAAAATCCTACATTGTTGAAGGGCTTGGAAATTCCGAAAGTTTTGAAAGCTGCTCGCATGGGGCAGGGCGGCTGATGGGTAGAAAGCAAGCTCAGCGACAGCTAAAGCTCGAAAATGAAATTGAGAAACTCAATAAACAAGGAATTATTCATAGCATAAAAACTACTAAAGACCTTGACGAAGCATCAGGAGCTTATAAAAATATCTCTGAGGTTATGAACTTTCAAAAAGATTTGGTGAAAGTAAAGCTCGCACTAAAACCTTTGGCAGTGATAAAAGGATAATTTTATACAGCTCAAAATTCACATTTTTGAAAATTGAAATTTGATATATTTAATTATGTAAATATGTATATATTTGCAAAAATAAAATATTGAAAAGTGATAGAAAAAATAAAGAAATATCTAAGCTTTAAATTTTTAGCCGGAATTGTTATTGGCGGGCTTGCCGGATATGCCTACTACTATTATATTGGTTGCAGTTCAGGAACTTGTGCAATAACTTCAAATCCATACAATAGCACTTTGTATGGAGTTTTGGCAGGTGGCGTTTTGTTTTTTGGCAAGAAAAAGGAAGAATAATCTTCCGGTTCTTAAAAATCCAAGTTCGATTTTGCTTGAAATTTGCATAAATTTGCGAAAAAATTGAAAATGGCTATATTTTTAAAAAATGCAAATTTTATCGATTGGAAAACTTTAGAGTTCAAAGTAAAAAGTGTTAAAGTAGAAAGTGGAATTTTTGGAAAAGTATCATTTTTGGATACTATTCCTGAAAACTTAAATCAAGACGATGAAATTATAGATTGCACCGGAAAAATAGTTACAAAATCCTTTGCAAATGCTCATCATCATATTTATTCGGCTTTGGCAATAGGAATGCCGCCTCCAAAACACAATCCAAAGAATTTTGTTGAAATACTGAAATATATTTGGTGGAATCTCGATAAAAAACTTGATAAAGAAATAATTGAAGTAAGCGCCTTATCGGCTGCAATTGAAAGTGTAAAGAATGGAGTAACTTTTGTCATAGATCATCACTCTTCGCCAAATTGTATTGAAAATTCGCTTCATACAATTTCTGATGCTTTCGAGAAAGTTGGCTTGTCGCATTTGTTATGTTATGAAATTTCGGACCGCGATGGTGCAATTGCCACAGAACGAGCTTTTGCAGAAACAGAGAATTATTTAAAACAAAAACAGGCTTTGGTTGGTTTGCACGCTTCGTTCACGATAGGAGAGGAGACCTTGGAACGAGCTGTCCGCTTGGCTGAAAACTTCGATTCGGGAATTCATATCCATGTTGCAGAAGATAAATTTGACCAAAAACACTGCCTCGAAAAATATAATAAAACTGTAGTTGAAAGACTTAAAGAATTTGGGGCATTAGAATCATCGAAAACAATTTTAGCTCATTGCCTTCACATTTCTAAGATTGAGAGGGAAATATTAAGAAAATCCGAAACCTTTGTTGTTCAAAATTCTGAAAGCAATTTAAATAATAAAGTAGGTTTTTTTGATGGAAATAAAATTGAAAAAAGCATTATGATAGGAACCGATGGGATGCACAGCGATGTTTTGCGGAGTGCAAAATCGGCATATTTTGTTGGAAAAAAATTTGAAAACATTGAATTTCCGGATGTTTATCGTAGATTTAGAAATGTCCATAAATATATAGCCAAAAACAATTTCCTTGGCGATGCTGATAACAATTTTGTAGTCTTGAACTATAATTCTCCAACGGAAATTAATGAAAGCAATTTCCTGTCTCATTTTATTTTTGGAATAGAATCGAAACATATTGAGCATGTTATTTCAAGCGGAAAATTAATTATTAAGGATAGAAAATCTACTCTTGTTGATGAAGATAAAATAAGGAATTTCTCTATAGAAATGGGAAAAAAACTATGGAAAAGCTTATAAAAAAAAATCGTGTGCTTCATACAAAACACACGATTTTTTTAATAGAACAAATAGTTTTTACTTAACAATATTCATAGTCTTTGTTTTAACAAAGTCGCCAGCTTCCATTTTATAAAAATAGGTGCCTGCCGGTAATTTGCTTGCATCAAAATCAAATGAATGATTTCCCGCATTTAAATTTGTAAAACTTAAAACATCCAATTTTTCTCCTAAAATATTAAATACTGAAATCTCAACATCGGAAATTTCCATAACAGAGAAACTAATATTTGTAGTTGTAGAAAATGGGTTAGGATTGTTTTGTAACAGTTGGAATTCTGCTATTCCAAATTCCGAACCTGCCAGTTTTTCAACAACAGAAATTTTATTAACTTCAAAATATTCATTTCCTTCAAGCCAACTTACTATCTGAATATTAGTTTCATCAATTCCGTTCCAATATTTTAGAATAAATTTTTCATTTTCAATCATTCCATCAATTTGGTTGGAGTATTCATCATTTCCCCATATTGATATTGCTAAATTATCTCCACTAAATACGGATGAACCAACAAGTTTTCCGTGTTCGCTAAAAATACCAATTTCATCCCCGATAACAGGAGTCTTACTACTCCAGGCAGAAATTGGAATACATAATGACATGTTTGAACCGGTATTTTCAACTTCAGTAAATTTGACAGGAAGCGTCAAATCGGTATATCCTGCTTTATTTAAATTTGCACTATTTGCTGGAAAATAGAAGGTTACAGCATTGTATAATTGAATCTGATAACCTTCGCCAGGTTTCATATCTCCAATAAGATTTATACCATAAGCAGGCCAATACATCATTCCTAAACCATCTTTAACGATGCTGATATCTGATACCATTGAACTCAATACATCGGAAATTAGGGTTTGAGTTTGACGAAGATATCCCATAATACTCCAGCCTGCAGGAATAGGTACCGGTGTAAGTTCTGGTACTGCGGCCATTCCTTCAATACTTAAAACGTGAGCTGCATTCATTTTAATTTGATATCCTTCACCAATAGCCATATTTCCAATTAAATTGATGCCATAAGCAGGCCAATACATCATTCCTAAACCGTTTTTAACAATTTCTACATCGGTAGCAATATTGACAAAAACATTACTGATAATTGGATCAAAAGGTTCAATGTAAGTTGAGAAGATTCTCCATCCTACTACTAAATTTATATCTTGAATTTGCGAAGTATGTGCAATAAGCTCTGTGATACCACTCAATCCATTCACAGCAAATGAGCCCGTATTAGGAAAATTAGTAGTATTGTATAGTGCAGCAGCATCATATTCTGCTTCTTCAGAAACATCGTAAATTTTCCAATTAAATTCTTCACCTGTAGCAAAACCATCGTTGCCTGCATCTACTCCCCATGCAGTAACTGCAGTTGTAATTCCTGTCCATTCTAAAAATCCTCCGCATGCTAATGTTCCAAGCGAATCGTAGAAAACTCCAATTAAATCACCAATGTCAATATTGTTGGTATCAATCATTAATGGAATAGTATTTTGAATTAAAATAGTATGATTGATTCCCGTGTTGGGCAACACCCAAGGAGCAACAAAAATATATTTATCATTTGAAACATTCATACAACCATTTAAATCAGTTACAGCAACTGAATAAGTTCCTGTAGTGCCAACATCTATTGATTGCCCTGTTTCACCATTATTCCACAAATAGCTCGTAAAACCTGCACCAGCATCAATAATTAATGTCTGATTGTTACCAATAGTTGCATTATCGCCAATATCAACTTGTGGAAGTGTTAATACTTCTGCAATATTCATTGTTGAAAATGAACAACCTACTGAATTTGTAACAGTTAATGAAATAATATAAGTACCAGAATTTGCATAAGTATGCTGTGGATTATTTAAATTTGAAATATTTCCATCATCAAAATCCCACAGCCAGTCCGTAATGTTGGTACTGCCAGTACCAGCCGTTGTGGTAACAATAGTTGGATCTCCAAGGCATGCAGTTGACGCTGTAAAAGAAACATCAGGAAGTTCATTTACAGTAACAGATTGAGTAATATAATCACTACAATTGTTTTGGTTAACAACTAATAAAAAAACAGGAATAGTTCCTGCATCGGAGAATTCGTATGAAGGATTTTGCAAGGTAGATGTATTGCTAACTCCGAAAGTCCAACTCCAAGAAATTAAAGGTGAGCCTGAACCATCAGATAAGTCGGTAAATACAGTGGCTTCTCCAACACAAACTTCAGTGAAAGTAAAATCGGCAACAGGTGAGGCATATACTTCAACAGATTGTGTTATTGAATTTATACAATGATAATCTGATACTGTAAGAGTAACATTAAACAAACCAGAGTTTTGGTATATATAAAACGGATTTTGCACATTGCTTATATTTCCATTTCCAAAATCCCAAAGCCAGTTAATAATTGTTCCATTTGCCGGAGTTGATAGATCTGTATATACATTGGCACTATCGAGACACACTGCAGGTGCTGAGAAATTGGCAGTTGGCAAATCAAATACTAAAACATCTTGTACGATTGAAGAGCTACAACCGTTTGAATTGGTTGTAGTCAAGCTTACTGCATGGATTCCTGCATTTGAAAATGTATGAACCGGATTAGACAAGTTGGAAGTTGTACCATCGCCAAAATCCCAAAACCAAGTTGTTAAACTTACTGTGCCACCAGTACTAGCACCGAATGACAGATCGGTAAAATGTGTTTCATTTCCAAAACAAATTGTATCTCCATAAAAATCTGCAAAAGGTTCAGCAAAAACTATAACACTACTTGTAACAATATCTAAACAGCCAAAAGAATTTGTTACAGTTAAAGTTACAGAATAAGTTCCATCTTGCAGATATACATGAAGTGGATTTTGAAGAGTTGAGTTATTTCCATCACCAAAATCCCAAAACCAAGACACTATGTTGGAGTTTGTCGAAAATGAAAAATCGTTAAAAACTGTGGTATCTCCTATGCAAACATCATTTCCCATAAAATATGCCATTGGCAAATTGTTAACAATAGCTTGATTTGTCATTGAATTTGTACAACCAAAAATATCTGTAGCAGTTAGTGTTACATCATATGTACCCGGCAATGCGTAAATGTGTGTGGTACTTTCTCCAACTGCAAAAGTACCATCACCAAAATCCCAAGAATAGGAGGCATTCTGACCTGGAAAAATAGATGAAATAGCAAGAATCGTTGCTTCACCAAGACAAGCCATATTATCTACACTAAAATCAACAATTGGAAGCGGATTCACTATTACTATTTGGGTTTCAAAATTTGTGCATCCATTCGCATCTGCGTATGTATATTTAATCTCATGAGGACCTTGGCCAGCTACACTTGGGCTGAAAATATTAGAAGCAATTCCGACACCATTAAATGTTCCACCTGCTGGCAATCCAATAAGTGTTACTGGAGAATGGTTTTCGCAATAACTTAATGCTAAACCAGTGAAACTGACAACCGGCAGTGGATAATGTTCAACAGTTTCTGTAATAACTGATCCGAAACCTGTGAATGCTGAAATAGCGTAGCTTCCAATAATTGATAAGTCTGCTGTTTGCTGGAATGTATAATTAATACTTCCTCCTGAAGGAACTACAGCATATACAGTTTCAGATATAGTATTATTTGCATCAATTTGGTAAGAAACTGAAAAGCCGGTGGCATCCTGAAAATTGTAATTTGTAATTTCAACAGTAAGCAATTCGCTGGCACTTAAATCGCAACCGGAAACTGGTGAAGTAATTGCAGTAACTGCTTTAGTTATAGCAGAGAGTGCTTGCAGGGAACTGAGGCCATTAACAAAGAAAGTGCTATCGTTGGCAAAATTGGAGTCGTAAGAAATATTTTGCATCAAATACTCGTTTCCGGTAGTAGCATCCCAAATTACCCATTTGAAAGTTTCGCCTGTGGCAAAGCCATCATTTCCAATATCGGCTCCCCAGGCAGATATTGCAGTTTGTCCTGTCCATTCTGCATAGCCTGCACATGCCAGTATACCTAAAGAATCAAAGAAAACACCAATATAGTCTCCAGAGTCGATTGCCATTCCATCAATGGAAGTAATAATAGTTTGAGGGATTAAAATGGTATGGTTGGTCGCTGTAATAGAATATGTCCAGCCAGGATCGGTGGCAATAGAAAATGGTGCAGTCAAGGAAGCCAATCCGCTTAGACCATTCACTACAAAATTGCCTCCATTAGGGAACATTCCAGTAAGATTATATTGAGCTTCTGCCATAAATTCCATATTTTCGGAGGCATCAAATACTTTCCAAATAAATTCTTCGCTAGGTGCAAAACCATCGTTTCCAACATCTGCACCCCAGGCTGTGATGTTTGTTGTCTGTCCTTCCCAGGCAGCATATCCCCCACATGTTAATGCTCCATTAGCCTGATAGAAAACCCCAAGATAATCGCCAGATTCAATCTGAACACCATTTATAGTAAGTGGTATTGTATTTTGGATTAAAATAGTATGGTTCGAGCCTGTTATCTGGTATGTCCAATTTGGAGCTGGCAAAGTGGCAGCAACTAAGGATTCTAATCCACTTATTCCGTTAACAGTAAAATTTCCACTATTAGGAAATGCTACTGAATAAGTTGCAGAAGCTAATAATTCTGTATTTGATGAAGCATCCCAAATTTTCCAGACAAATTCTTCACCAGCAGCAAATCCATCAAGTCCTATGTCAGCTCCCCATGCAGAAACACTATTTGTTTGACCGTTCCATTCAGAGTAACCACCGCATTTTAAAGTTCCGAGCGAATCGAAAAATACCCCAATAAAATCGCCTGACTCAATTGCCAGACCATCAATTGTCAAAGGTATAGTATTGGGTACTAAAATGGTGTGATTCGTTCCAGTAACCGAATAGTCCCATTCTGGTGCTACAGGATTAACAACTGGCGAAGTAGCTGATAATGATGCTAATCCACTCATTCCATTTACAGCAAAACTATTTCCATTTGGAAAACCAGTGCTTATAAAAGTCGCTGTAGCATCAAGATCTAAATTTGTGGAAGCATCCCAAATTTTGAAATTAAATATTTCATTATTTACAAATCCATCGTTTCCTATATCTGTACCCCAGGCAGCAATAGTAGAAGAAGTTCCAGCCCATTCAACAAAACCACCACAGGCTAATACTCCAAGTGAATCGTAAAAAACTCCAATATAGTCACCACTTTCAATCTGAACACCATCAATTGTCATAGGAATCGTGGACTGCAACAAAATGGTGTGGTTCGTACTAGTAATCGGCTGATACCAATTAGGTTGCGAAAAACTTGCAGTAGAGATTAAAATACCCACCACAAGACATGCAATTTTTAATAGTTGTTTTTTCATAATTTATAAGTTTAATTAATTAATTAATTTATTTTATCTATCATTATTAAAATTTCCTCAAAATTTCCTTCACAGTGAAATAAACGTTGAGGCATATAAAAAGTTTCAAAGGCCAAATTTCATCGCTATGAAAGCCATTTGTTTAAATCTTCTTTTCTAAATTATCTCATTATCACACAAAAACATTTTAGAACAAAATTAAAAATAATTGTAAGAAATGAAAATTATTTAACTAAAAATTATATTTCAATGCAAGAAACGATATATATATAAACTTCCGTAACTAATTCTGATTCAAGATATTATATCATTTTGGATGTTCATGAAAAATTGATTACATTTGAACAGTGAGAAAATATTTGAGATTTAATTATGAAACTGCTGTGGTTTTCGAACCAATTGGTTTAGAGTGCAATTTAATCTTTGAAGAATGCAATTAAACCTGAGAATTTATTAGAGAGCAATATGAAAACTAAACCTACGAAAAATACATTAAATCAACTGGAATTATCAGATTTAATTCCTCTGGAAACCTTGCAAAAGCTACAAGATGGATTTGCTGATAGTTATAATATTCCTAGCTCGATAATCAGGCAGGACGGATCTCCTATAACCAATCCATCTCGCTTTACAGAATTTTGCAAGTTTGTTCGTACATCGAAAAAGGGGCTCGCCAATTGCGAAAAATTCGATACAGATTTGATGAAAGTACTTTCAGAAAAACGGAAACCTTATATTCGTAAAGGATGCACACTGAAAAATATAATTACAGGTCATGCTCCAATAATAATAGAAGGTAAACATGTTGCCAGTTTGAGTATAGGGCAATTTGTAGAAGACGATTTTGATTTTGAGGAGATAAAAAATTATGCAAAAGAAATTGAGGTTGATGAAAAAAAACTTATAGAAGCTGCCAAAACTCTAATCTCAAATGAAAATAGAGACTTTCAATCTGCTCTACAATTCATTAATACTCTTGCACAAACTATAGGCAATCTGGCAGAAGGGAAATTAGAGCTAAAGAGAATACTTACTAAGAATAAATCTACAGAAAAGAAACTTAAAGAAAACAATGAACATTTTCAGGAGGTAGTTTCAAATATAACATCAATAGTTTGGCGGGCAGATATTGACACAGATGGTTCTTTCATAAATACCTATATTTCTCCGGTTGCTGATGAAATATTAGAGCTTTCGTTAGGCACAATTAACAATTCATGGGAAAAGTATATTAGTTATGTCAAAGCTCAATATCTGGAACCAATAGATAAAGCCTTCAAAGATGGTATCATAACTCCCGGAGCAGTAATTTCTTTAGAATATGAAGTAGTTAAAGAAAGCGGTCAAACTGCCTGGTTTTATTCTACCGGACGGTGTTTTAATAGAGATGGAAGCTTACATATTTTTGGTTCAACCATCGATATTACTGAAAAAAAGAAATCTGAACGAGCATTATCGGAAAGCGAAAGGAAACGAGAAATATGGATAGAAAATTCACCGGTTTGCACTAAAATAGTTGATCCGGATTTCAATCTTCTTTACATGAGTTCTTCCGGCATCAGAGAGTTGAAAATTGATAATATTCAAGAATTCTACGATAAGCCCTATCCCTTCAATTTTTATCCCGATTCCTTTAAAATTCCCATGTTAGAAAACATGAAAGAAGTAAAAGAAACCGGAACAACTATTACGCAGGAAGCCTCGGTATTGGATGTTGAAGGAAATGAATTATGGTATCAATCAAGCATTGTTCCGGTTAGTGATGAAAATGGTAAACTTGATTATTTATTGATAGTTTCATTGGAAACAACTGAACGAAAAGAAGCAGAAGAAATTCTACAGGAAAGTGAAGAGAAATATCGTGAAGTAGTAGAACGAGCTCATGACGGTATTTTTATAATTCAGGATGATATTGTTAAATTTTCAAATGCTAAACTGGCAGAACTATATGGAGGAGATTTAGATGATATTATTGGTACATCATTTAGAAATTTTGTTCATCC is drawn from Bacteroidota bacterium and contains these coding sequences:
- a CDS encoding site-specific DNA-methyltransferase, with translation MTELKDKSVDLVITSPPYWQLKDYGTENQIGYNDNYEEYINNLNLVWKESYRVLNNGCRLCVNIGDQFARAVYYGRYKVIPIRTEIIKFCEAVGFDYMGAIIWQKKTTSNTTGGASLMGSYPTPRNGILSIDYEFILLFKKLGTPIKPERELKEQSKMTKDEWKTYFDGHWNFGGARQDGHIAMFPEELPKRLVKMFSFVGDTILDPFLGSGTTSLAARNLNRNSVGYEMNPEFIPFIERKLEINQGDIFNSDYKFLKQEKLNIDFKSQIKELPYIFKDFHKFEKKTDPKKLQYGSKIDQNGTTKREDYFLVKEIISPELMKLNNDLVVRLIGVKEKKEANGKAIEFLQLKTKGQKVFFKYDETKHDENNNLMVYLYLKNKTFLNAHLIKNGFVNVSTDFTYKNKDKFIKLEKDFVQSK
- a CDS encoding MjaI family restriction endonuclease; the protein is MAKKEIEKYAKPFGKKEKVLNYTSNTYQLTRPNKVDAVMALIRECQPKALDEWEKFYFKKAYTKKKDSVKITKETLDELGERLYAKITEVVIPEWTAAFNDLTLQDCKDYIYEVTIVRTYDGFLLEKSVINDGLAKTFPDIEFEESDPELDHAGDIDYLGKVGNKYFGIQIKPVTANANFGNYKITERMSASFQDFENKYGGNVFVVFSTRTGDKKVIKNKEVVDEIRTEIERLRKASL
- a CDS encoding TraR/DksA family transcriptional regulator, which translates into the protein METKEIEERIIKEISKTEKLIVEYKELTKPIAPDVAIGRISRMDAINNKSVTEASLRQAQEKLKNLKRVFSQFGRKEFGLCLKCKNEIPLGRILFRPESLLCVKCAR
- a CDS encoding RtcB family protein, whose protein sequence is MEKVLKTESGLIKMWLGQVEESAMRQAEKIANLPFTFKHVALMPDCHTGYGMPIGGVLATKGVVIPNAVGVDIGCGMCAIKTSLNEIQTNNLKSILDKIRKRIPVGFDWHKEKQDEALLPQCQEFPEFVKSQYQRASYQIGTLGGGNHFIEIQKGDDGHIWIMVHSGSRNLGAKVAEHYNKIAVRMNDLWFSEVQKKWELAFLPIESKEAKSYFEEMNYCVDFAFANRKLMMDRIVEVFFDTFRGKVEFEPMINIAHNYARWENHFNKNVIVHRKGATSARKAEIGIIPGSQGSKSYIVEGLGNSESFESCSHGAGRLMGRKQAQRQLKLENEIEKLNKQGIIHSIKTTKDLDEASGAYKNISEVMNFQKDLVKVKLALKPLAVIKG
- a CDS encoding amidohydrolase family protein, producing the protein MAIFLKNANFIDWKTLEFKVKSVKVESGIFGKVSFLDTIPENLNQDDEIIDCTGKIVTKSFANAHHHIYSALAIGMPPPKHNPKNFVEILKYIWWNLDKKLDKEIIEVSALSAAIESVKNGVTFVIDHHSSPNCIENSLHTISDAFEKVGLSHLLCYEISDRDGAIATERAFAETENYLKQKQALVGLHASFTIGEETLERAVRLAENFDSGIHIHVAEDKFDQKHCLEKYNKTVVERLKEFGALESSKTILAHCLHISKIEREILRKSETFVVQNSESNLNNKVGFFDGNKIEKSIMIGTDGMHSDVLRSAKSAYFVGKKFENIEFPDVYRRFRNVHKYIAKNNFLGDADNNFVVLNYNSPTEINESNFLSHFIFGIESKHIEHVISSGKLIIKDRKSTLVDEDKIRNFSIEMGKKLWKSL